The region CTCAATCCGTACGATGACGTCAAAGATAACGCTCTTATGATTCAGCAACCTGTACAGCGCCTTGCTATTGTTCTTGGAGCCTTGCTGGTGGGTGCCTGTGCACCAAGTTCGGATGTGTCTGATGGTGGCTCCTCCGGGCGAGGGTTTCCGGTCAAGATGCTGTTGGGGAGTGCGTTGGGTGAATTCTGTGATCAGGCGGCGACCCAGTTCAATCAGACGCAGCCAAAGTTGAGCAACGGTGAAGCGTTCCATTTAGCTTGTGAAGCTCAGGGAAGCGGTGATGTCGTTAATACACTTGTGACTCAGGCTGCTCAATTTCAGTCAGGAGCTTTGCCTGCAGAAGCCCCTGAGTTCCCGACGCTGGTATCGGTTGACGGTGAGATTTACCACAGTCAGCTTATTTATCAGATAGAGCAGCTTTTCCCAGGGCAAAACTATATCCCTGCGATTACTGACGCGCCACTATTGGCTTCAAGTCCGATGGTGTTTATGACCTCTGAAGATCTGGCCCCTGGCTTGCAGAAAACGGACGACTTGTTTAAGGCGCTCGTGACGGCGACCACCCATCGAGATTTAGACGCGGCCAGTTCACCGCAGACCATTAACTATGTCCATACGGCTCCGACGCGCTCGAATTCTGGCCTGCAGACATTGGTGTCTCAGTTTGCCTCCGTTTCAGGAAAGGCGCCTCAAGATTTATCGGCGGCTGATGTGACGGCGAATCAAGCCCAAATTCAGAAGATTCAGCAGAAGATTACGCGCTATGGGGTTTCTACTAGCTCTTTATCTGAGGCGATGGTGCAAAATGGTTTGTTTTGGGCTTCGATTGGCTCAGTCTATGAATCGTCAGTCATTGCGGCCAATAGCAATCAGCAAGCGAATCAGTCTAAGTACGTTGCGGTTTATCCTAAGGCGACCTTTACTTCGAGCATGCGCGGGATTTTGCCGACGGCTCCCTGGGTCAGTGCGGAAGAGAAAGAAGCAGCGACGCAGGTACTTGAGTATTTGCAGTCAACTGAGGCTCAAAAGCTGGCGACAAATTTAGGACTGCGGCCTGGAACGCCGGGAGTTCCGCTCGGACCTAAATTTACGGCTCAATACGGTGTCAATCCGCAGGCGAAGTATGATTCACTTCGACCCCCGCAGCCGCAGGTGGTGGAGGCGATGCTCAAGGTTTGGGCAACCGAGGCGAAGAAGTCTTCATTAGTCGTGGTCGTGATTGATTCTTCAGGGTCTATGTCTGGCAATAAGCTGCCTGCTGTGCAAAGTACGCTGCAGACTTATCTCAAGAGCTTAGGGCCGAAGGACAGGATTGCTTTGATTGATTTTGATAGTCAGATTCAGGCTCCGGTGCTGGTGGATGGAACACCAGAGGGACGCGATCGCGGCATTGAGTTTATCAGCGGCTTGCAGGCTGATGGCGGCACTCGTCTTTACGACGCCACTTTAACGGCCCGGGACTGGCTGCAGCAGAATCTACGGCCAGATGCCATCAACGCCATTTTGGTCTTAACGGATGGCGCTGATTCTGGGTCTTCAACTTCCCTTAGCCAGCTAGAGCAGGAGTTAGGCAAGAGCGGATTTGCCAGCGATCAGCGAATCGCGCTGTTTACGATTGGCTATGGCCGGGAAGGGGAATTCAATGCCGATATCTTAGAAAAAATTGCTAGTCTCAACGGTGGATACTATAAGAAGGGTGATCCGGCGACGATTCAGCGCCTGATGGCTGATCTGCAACTGGAGTTTTAGGGAGATGGCGTCTATCAAACTGGCGAACCCACTGCACTATCCGCTGGCCGCTTTAGCGGGTGGCCTGGTCCTAATCGTCGGCGTACGGTTTTTGCGGTTACCGAATGTGGTGATTTTGCCGGTGGCGGCTGTGACCACGGTGGGGGGAGCGGCCTTGTTGAAAGGATCGCGGCCTGACCCGATCTCAACGAAGAATTCCGTACTCGATCGAGAGCTGCAGGCGATTCAGCAGCAGGCTTTGAAGCTGAGGCAGCAGGCGGAGAATCTGCGAATAGAGGCGGCGGGGGTCTTGACGGCATCTCATCAGGTGGAGCTGTTAGGGGCGGTGGAATATGCTTGCGATCGCACCACCGAACTCCCGCAGAAAATCAACGATCTGTCCCAGCGACTCTCGGGGAGCAACTCGCTCCTGTCTGTGCAAGATCTCC is a window of Acaryochloris thomasi RCC1774 DNA encoding:
- a CDS encoding extracellular solute-binding protein; translation: MIQQPVQRLAIVLGALLVGACAPSSDVSDGGSSGRGFPVKMLLGSALGEFCDQAATQFNQTQPKLSNGEAFHLACEAQGSGDVVNTLVTQAAQFQSGALPAEAPEFPTLVSVDGEIYHSQLIYQIEQLFPGQNYIPAITDAPLLASSPMVFMTSEDLAPGLQKTDDLFKALVTATTHRDLDAASSPQTINYVHTAPTRSNSGLQTLVSQFASVSGKAPQDLSAADVTANQAQIQKIQQKITRYGVSTSSLSEAMVQNGLFWASIGSVYESSVIAANSNQQANQSKYVAVYPKATFTSSMRGILPTAPWVSAEEKEAATQVLEYLQSTEAQKLATNLGLRPGTPGVPLGPKFTAQYGVNPQAKYDSLRPPQPQVVEAMLKVWATEAKKSSLVVVVIDSSGSMSGNKLPAVQSTLQTYLKSLGPKDRIALIDFDSQIQAPVLVDGTPEGRDRGIEFISGLQADGGTRLYDATLTARDWLQQNLRPDAINAILVLTDGADSGSSTSLSQLEQELGKSGFASDQRIALFTIGYGREGEFNADILEKIASLNGGYYKKGDPATIQRLMADLQLEF